In Anaerobaca lacustris, one DNA window encodes the following:
- a CDS encoding fused MFS/spermidine synthase — protein MGKRRDVLGLFVPSATIFILGGAVMTLGLVAARLAAGSLGASLYTWTSIVGVVLGGISLGSYVGGRLSDRFHPRRTLAVLFGLSSAACVAVIVVNNLIGRWSWLWGLSWPTHVLLHIAFLLLAPSLLLGAVAPVAARMAPSCGPTFGRTAGVLCAWGAAGAIAGTFLTGFYLVPTYGCIAMIWIVGAALLGVALLYWTSCWALYLWAMMFAALAVMGMAPAEWAHEAGVGAALRQSNDPSLLYEYETPYSHLAVRQISERPDRRAFCRDSLRHSETVVGEPMRLCQFHADVCAGLTHGLAADRRDLSMLVIGSGGYAFPRYLKASWPEGLVHVIEVDRGVTNVAREAFGLEDASAIEIVHVDARYYLGQSSARRETDEPERLYDFVYADALNDSPMALPLVTREFHEKIAALLAGDGAYMLSLIDTRGGGQFLGAVVGTLEQTFSHVCVIADRVGPRTMRNAFVVIASQRTFDVTEFLRDHDEHLEFRRLDESEVASLKAKSGHLVLTDDYAPVEDLLGPVVREGVRQRLAYACLREAGQLEASQRYAHSVRRYRQAAELDPSVALEAWGQIGEMKLAQDDLHGAAEAFRVAIDHSAEANRQRAALAAAHMNLGIVLWRMGQTGESRTHLAEAAKWFRIDLEKNPDSVVSWEWLGDTLVLAADLKGAADAFDRAMALEPANLVFYEKLAKALELQQRYDEAISVARKHVALLRKLGRRDVALQVGTYIDFLEYQRVKQRR, from the coding sequence ATGGGCAAACGCAGGGATGTGCTGGGTCTGTTTGTCCCAAGCGCGACGATCTTCATTCTGGGCGGCGCCGTCATGACTCTGGGGCTGGTCGCGGCGCGACTGGCCGCCGGCAGTCTGGGGGCGTCACTCTATACGTGGACCTCGATCGTCGGGGTTGTTCTCGGGGGCATCTCCCTGGGCAGCTACGTGGGCGGCCGCCTGAGCGATCGTTTCCATCCCAGACGGACCTTGGCCGTCCTGTTCGGTCTGTCGTCTGCCGCCTGTGTGGCTGTGATTGTGGTGAACAACCTCATCGGGCGGTGGTCCTGGCTGTGGGGGCTGAGCTGGCCGACTCACGTCCTCCTGCACATTGCCTTCCTGCTGCTCGCCCCGTCGTTGTTGCTGGGCGCAGTCGCTCCGGTGGCGGCGCGGATGGCGCCGAGTTGCGGGCCGACCTTCGGACGTACGGCGGGGGTTCTCTGTGCCTGGGGAGCGGCCGGAGCGATCGCCGGAACGTTCCTGACGGGGTTCTACCTGGTCCCCACCTATGGCTGCATCGCCATGATCTGGATCGTCGGCGCCGCGCTGTTGGGCGTCGCGCTGCTGTATTGGACCAGTTGCTGGGCGCTGTATCTGTGGGCGATGATGTTCGCGGCGCTGGCGGTGATGGGCATGGCGCCCGCCGAGTGGGCGCACGAGGCCGGCGTGGGAGCGGCCCTGCGTCAATCGAACGATCCAAGTCTCCTCTACGAGTACGAGACGCCGTACAGCCATCTCGCGGTACGACAAATCTCGGAACGACCGGACCGACGCGCGTTCTGTCGCGACTCGCTGCGCCACAGCGAGACCGTGGTCGGTGAGCCGATGCGCCTGTGCCAGTTCCACGCAGACGTCTGCGCCGGTTTGACGCACGGCCTGGCCGCAGACCGACGCGATCTGTCGATGCTGGTCATCGGCAGCGGAGGCTATGCCTTTCCGCGATATCTCAAGGCGTCGTGGCCCGAGGGTCTCGTGCACGTGATTGAGGTCGATCGAGGCGTCACGAACGTGGCGAGGGAGGCCTTTGGCCTGGAGGACGCATCGGCGATCGAGATCGTCCACGTCGATGCACGATACTACCTGGGGCAGTCGTCGGCTCGAAGAGAGACGGACGAGCCGGAACGGCTGTATGATTTCGTCTATGCCGACGCCCTCAACGATAGTCCGATGGCACTGCCTCTGGTTACGCGGGAGTTCCACGAGAAGATTGCAGCCCTGCTGGCCGGCGACGGCGCCTATATGCTGAGCCTGATCGATACACGCGGCGGCGGGCAGTTTCTCGGCGCTGTGGTCGGCACGCTGGAGCAGACGTTTTCGCATGTCTGTGTCATCGCCGATCGCGTGGGCCCGCGAACGATGCGGAACGCCTTCGTCGTCATTGCGTCACAGCGGACCTTCGATGTGACAGAGTTCCTGAGGGACCATGACGAGCATCTGGAGTTCAGGCGGCTCGACGAATCGGAGGTCGCATCTCTCAAGGCGAAAAGCGGCCATCTGGTGCTGACCGACGACTACGCCCCGGTGGAAGACCTTCTGGGGCCCGTCGTGCGAGAGGGGGTCCGCCAGAGACTGGCGTATGCGTGCCTTCGCGAGGCCGGACAGCTTGAGGCCTCGCAGCGATATGCGCACAGTGTGCGGCGGTATCGGCAGGCCGCCGAACTGGACCCGTCGGTGGCGCTCGAGGCCTGGGGTCAGATCGGCGAGATGAAGCTGGCTCAGGACGACTTGCACGGGGCGGCCGAGGCCTTTCGTGTCGCGATCGACCACTCGGCTGAGGCGAACCGGCAGAGGGCGGCGCTCGCCGCCGCCCACATGAACCTGGGGATCGTGCTGTGGAGGATGGGCCAGACGGGCGAATCGCGAACGCACCTGGCTGAGGCGGCGAAGTGGTTTCGCATCGATCTTGAGAAGAATCCCGATTCTGTGGTCTCCTGGGAGTGGCTCGGCGACACGCTTGTGCTGGCGGCGGACCTGAAAGGTGCGGCCGATGCGTTCGACCGGGCGATGGCCCTCGAACCAGCCAATCTCGTGTTCTACGAGAAGCTGGCCAAGGCGTTGGAGTTGCAGCAGCGCTACGATGAGGCGATCTCCGTGGCACGGAAGCATGTCGCCCTGCTGAGAAAACTCGGCCGCCGCGACGTGGCGCTTCAGGTGGGCACGTATATCGACTTCCTGGAGTACCAGAGGGTCAAACAGCGCCGATAG
- a CDS encoding type II secretion system protein yields the protein MRKGLSVVELVIVACIIGILAALVVPLVQNQATEAKTAAAKDNLRILRSTIELYAANHRGVPPGYEDDNRSGALDEAFFREQTVVNESYMRRVPENPFNHRSTIRMIGNNESFPTEATGEYGWIYQPATQTVRLDWPGTDEGGVRYFDQ from the coding sequence ATGAGAAAAGGGCTGTCCGTCGTTGAGTTGGTCATTGTGGCGTGCATCATCGGCATTCTCGCCGCTCTGGTTGTGCCGCTCGTGCAGAACCAGGCGACGGAAGCCAAGACGGCCGCCGCAAAGGACAATCTGCGCATTCTGCGCAGCACGATCGAGCTCTATGCCGCCAACCACCGTGGCGTTCCGCCCGGATACGAAGACGACAATCGCAGCGGCGCTCTCGACGAAGCCTTCTTCCGTGAACAGACGGTTGTGAACGAAAGCTACATGCGCCGCGTTCCCGAGAACCCCTTCAACCACCGCAGCACGATTCGGATGATCGGCAACAACGAGTCGTTTCCGACCGAGGCGACGGGCGAGTACGGATGGATCTATCAGCCCGCCACGCAGACGGTCCGTCTCGACTGGCCCGGCACAGACGAGGGTGGCGTCCGATATTTCGATCAGTGA
- a CDS encoding alpha-1,4-glucan--maltose-1-phosphate maltosyltransferase, which translates to MIADNDGRRRVVIDRVRPQIDGGRFPIKRSLGETVTVRADVFADGHDRIGVELLHRGPGQDSWTVGTMVHRVNDEWIAQFSVTELGDYRYTVRAWVDHFATWQADLAKRIEAHQDVTVELRIGAEMLTVAAKRAGQSDAERLKGWARHLRSTKRGRTAIETALSDELTAMMAQYPDRSLAILYDRDLAITVDRPEAVFSAWYELFPRSFGKGGKHGTFRDCERLLREIARMGFDVLYLPPIHPIGQTHRKGKNNATVCTKTDPGSPWAIGSAEGGHKAVAKELGTLSDFRRLVKKAGQHGLEIALDMAFQCSPDHPYVTSHPEWFRWRPDGTVQFAENPPKKYEDILPLNFETPQWRALWEELRDVVLFWTDQGVRIFRVDNPHTKPFGFWQWLIAEVRRRHPDVLFLAEAFTRPKVMQRLAKVGFNQSYTYFTWRNTKWELEQYIRELTQTDTAETMRPNFWPNTPDILPQYLQYGGRAAFIIRLVLAATLSSSYGIYGPAFELCVSEAIEGKEEYLDSEKYEIKKWDWKRKGNIRPVIERINRVRRENPCLQTFRNIRLYDVQNENLLCYGKTGDDPTDVTVIVVSLDPHHKQSGWVQLPLDALGLDPHQPYLMDDALTGDKYVWQGASNYIELDPHIMPAHILRLRRTLRRETDFDYFL; encoded by the coding sequence ATGATCGCAGACAACGATGGCAGAAGACGCGTGGTGATCGACCGGGTACGGCCGCAAATCGACGGCGGACGCTTCCCGATCAAGCGGTCGCTCGGCGAAACGGTGACTGTAAGAGCCGACGTCTTCGCTGACGGGCACGATCGCATCGGCGTCGAGTTGCTGCACCGCGGGCCGGGACAGGACTCATGGACCGTTGGGACGATGGTCCATCGCGTCAACGACGAGTGGATCGCGCAGTTCTCCGTCACCGAGTTGGGCGACTATCGTTATACCGTTCGCGCTTGGGTGGACCATTTCGCCACGTGGCAGGCGGATCTGGCCAAGAGAATCGAGGCGCACCAGGATGTCACCGTTGAATTGAGAATTGGCGCCGAGATGCTCACCGTCGCCGCCAAACGCGCCGGCCAATCCGACGCCGAACGACTCAAGGGATGGGCCAGACACCTGCGCTCGACCAAACGGGGCCGCACCGCCATCGAAACGGCGCTGAGCGACGAACTGACCGCGATGATGGCCCAATACCCGGATCGCTCGCTCGCCATCCTGTACGACAGGGACCTGGCCATCACCGTGGACCGACCGGAAGCGGTGTTCAGCGCCTGGTACGAGTTGTTCCCCCGCTCGTTCGGCAAGGGCGGAAAGCACGGAACGTTCCGGGACTGCGAGCGGCTGTTGCGGGAGATCGCACGGATGGGGTTCGACGTTCTCTACCTGCCGCCCATCCACCCCATCGGACAAACCCATCGCAAGGGCAAGAACAACGCCACCGTCTGTACGAAGACCGATCCAGGCAGTCCATGGGCCATCGGCAGTGCCGAAGGAGGCCACAAGGCCGTGGCCAAGGAACTGGGAACGCTGAGCGATTTTCGCCGGCTGGTGAAGAAGGCCGGCCAGCACGGCCTCGAAATCGCCCTCGACATGGCGTTTCAGTGTTCGCCCGATCACCCCTACGTGACATCGCATCCGGAATGGTTTCGCTGGCGGCCGGATGGGACCGTGCAGTTCGCCGAGAACCCGCCCAAGAAATACGAAGACATCCTGCCGCTGAATTTCGAGACGCCGCAGTGGAGAGCGCTCTGGGAAGAGCTGCGCGACGTGGTCCTGTTCTGGACCGACCAGGGCGTGCGGATCTTCCGTGTGGACAACCCGCACACCAAGCCGTTCGGGTTCTGGCAGTGGCTGATCGCCGAGGTCCGCCGCCGCCATCCCGATGTCCTGTTTCTGGCCGAGGCGTTCACACGACCGAAGGTCATGCAGCGCCTGGCGAAGGTCGGCTTCAACCAGTCCTACACCTATTTCACGTGGCGCAACACGAAATGGGAACTGGAGCAGTACATCCGCGAGCTGACGCAGACGGACACCGCCGAGACGATGCGGCCGAACTTCTGGCCGAACACGCCCGACATCCTGCCGCAATACCTCCAATACGGCGGTCGGGCCGCCTTCATCATTCGCCTGGTTCTGGCGGCGACGCTCTCGTCCAGCTACGGTATCTACGGGCCGGCCTTCGAGCTGTGCGTCAGTGAGGCCATCGAGGGCAAGGAAGAATATCTCGACTCGGAGAAGTACGAGATCAAGAAGTGGGACTGGAAGCGCAAGGGGAACATCCGGCCGGTGATCGAGCGCATCAACCGCGTTCGCAGGGAAAACCCCTGCCTCCAGACGTTCCGCAACATCCGCCTGTACGACGTCCAGAACGAGAACCTGCTGTGCTACGGCAAGACCGGCGACGACCCCACTGACGTCACCGTGATCGTCGTGAGCCTCGATCCGCACCACAAGCAGTCGGGCTGGGTGCAGTTGCCGCTGGATGCCCTGGGCCTCGACCCACACCAGCCCTATCTGATGGACGATGCGCTGACGGGGGACAAGTACGTCTGGCAAGGCGCGAGCAACTACATCGAGCTGGACCCTCACATCATGCCCGCCCACATCCTGCGGCTTCGGCGGACGCTGCGGCGGGAAACGGACTTTGACTACTTCCTGTGA